The genomic region ACATATCCCCAGGCAACAGGGTTGAAAGATTTGAATATCGCACCGGATTGCTCTATTACAATACCGCTAAGCCCGGAGATAATGAATATATCCCGTGGTGTGTAATCGTATTTGTTAGCAAGGAAAGACCATGTACATACAAACGGTGCGTAGAAACCCGAGGCGAGATAAAGGTCAGTCTTTGTATCCGGGTGTAAAAGTATCTTTTCGCTGTCCGGAAGTCTAAAATTATCCATTATTGCAAAACTTTCTAAGAGCATGCCTGAACCTTCTCCCCATATTGCGAATTTCAAACCAAGGGGCAGGGGAATTTTATCCGAAAATTTCCTTAGTGATTTTCTGAGCAACCATGAATAACCATATACCGAGGCAATCGTCAAAGACCAATATGAATTCGTATCAATCAATGTAAACATAGGCGGTATATTTGAAGCACAGAATACTACACTTTGTGTAAGACACGAAGATCGGTCTTCTGATTGCTGAATGCTATCTATTTTAGTGGCGGTTAGATTACAAATTGGAGAAGTATAAGTTCCTGCAAATATAATACTAAAATATATTGTAATGAAATTCATTGCTTTATTATAACGAAAAAAAAGAAATTGTAAAGAGATTAGCCCGGATTATTCATACTCCTTTTGATGAACTCCGGTCAAGTGCAGTACCAAAGCGGTTTTATACCATTTTTTGAGCATAAAAAATTTTAACACTCTGTTTTTCCTTTTTGTCATTGCGAGGAGTGAAGCGACAAAGCAATTTCATGTTTGCTATTGGCTAATAGCCAACTGCTAGTGGCTAAATTATGAGAGTGCCACGCCCCTGTTTTCTCTACTGAGACCAAGAAGAGTTGGCAAGGGGTTGCAATGACATCGTGGGCGACTAATTAGGGCTGGCAATTGTGCACCGGTTTTACTTGTTTACGACCGACATAATTATACAGCAGCAAGCCCTTTTTATTACTGGATTACGAACCGGATTGTGAATAATCAGGTAGTTGACCGCTACTGGAACACCAAACAGAAACTTGGTTAGCCGGATTCGGTTGATGCGGATTCAATAGAAGAGGCAAGATTTAAAGATGGCTATTATTGGGTCAAGGTGATTGCTGCAGATATTAAAAACAATGCTGACACCGAGTCGGTGAAGGTCACCGTTGCCAATTTCCGGCCTAAGGTTAAATCCACTATTCCCACCAATGGTCAAATCAATGTGCCATTGAATCAGCATATCCGGGTAGTATTTTCTGAACCGATGGACCAAAATGTAGCACTATGGCAGGCGATAACTATCTCACCGGGTGTCTCTGGCGATTGGGTATGGCTTAATGATAAAGAAATAGATTTTACTCCCGACCCATCTTTTATTAGGAATACAACATATACAGTTAGTTTAAGCAGTCAATTAAAAGATTTACAGGGTCAAGAATTGATTCCTTACAGTTTTTCGTTTACAACCGGTACTCAACCAGGTGCAGATAATCCCCAGGGTTATCCGACTGCGTTTCACTGGGAAAGTGCTGAACCGGCAAGCTGGCTTGACCTCTATGCCTATCCATACATTTACCAATTTGAGGATTTCTATTTTTATGGCCAATTATATTCCTGGTATTATGCCGTTAAAACAGGAAATATCTGGTTTAGTACTCCACGATATGACCTCCATTTTGACCTTCCAACTGCGGGTGGCGACAATGCAGGTGTGATTGCAGCCTATAATGACTCAATTACAATTACTGGATTGAATCAAGGATGGATTAGACAGATTAAGAAATACAATCCCGACCGAAAAATTATTGAATGGCGCTATATTAATCGGGATACTACAAAAGATACAACAAGTTTTGAGGTGACTATCTTTCTTAATGAATACCCCGGGCGTTTTAGATATGATTATCGTAAGTGCGATGTAAAGAGATTTTGGAATGATGGTGGTTCGGGGATAAGTTCAGGTGATGGTATTCATTATTTCAACATTACTGAAAAATATGGTCCGGTTTATACCCTCGCCCCGGCTTCATTTATTTTCACCACTGACCCGGTGCCAGGGCATCCAAGAGACCCGGCGGCGCGTTATCCATTAGCCTCAGAGTTTGTCACCCTTACCTGGCGCCAGAATCCCGAGCCGGATTTGGCAGGGTATATTGTCTATCGTCGGCGTGGTGATAGTCTCAGTTACAGGACGCTTGATACCACAGTGGTAAATAACTTTACCGATACCTTAGTTCAATTAGGGAATACCTATATCTATCGTGTCACTGCAATTGACACCCTGGGGTTAGAGAGCACCTATTCAGATTCAGTGGTTGTAAAATATGGACCGCGGGAAGTAGATAATCCACTGGCAACCGCCTACAACAATGGTCGTAAGATTGTCTCAAGCCCGACTGGCGATAAGGTTCACTTGGTCTATTCATCGGGTGGGGGTATTTACTATTGTTATTCGCAGGATTCAGGCAAGAGTTTTTCAAGCAGTGAACTTGTTGGAAGCCCGGGTGAATATCCGGCGCTGGCAATTGATACCTCAGGAGATCCCTGTGTCTCGTGGGTATCGGGTTCATATATTTATTATACCCACTGGACCGCAAGTTGGGCACCACCGGAGACTATAGTTTTACCAGTCGTAAATGTCTCACCACCATCAATGGTCTGTGATACTACGGATACAGTTCATCTTGTTTTTGTTCAATATTATTGGCTACCTTCCGATACCGGTGATTTAATCTATATAAAATTCCATAAAGGGCACTTTCAGGATGCGATTATTGAAACATTATACACCCATATCTGGGCTCGCACCCCATCCTTGGTCATTGATAATTCAAGGATTCTGCATCTACTATGGCAAGGTGAAAGGAGCATTTGCTATCAAGAGAAAGATTCAACCGGCTGGTCAGGGATTGATACGATTTA from candidate division WOR-3 bacterium harbors:
- a CDS encoding Ig-like domain-containing protein, with the translated sequence MIAADIKNNADTESVKVTVANFRPKVKSTIPTNGQINVPLNQHIRVVFSEPMDQNVALWQAITISPGVSGDWVWLNDKEIDFTPDPSFIRNTTYTVSLSSQLKDLQGQELIPYSFSFTTGTQPGADNPQGYPTAFHWESAEPASWLDLYAYPYIYQFEDFYFYGQLYSWYYAVKTGNIWFSTPRYDLHFDLPTAGGDNAGVIAAYNDSITITGLNQGWIRQIKKYNPDRKIIEWRYINRDTTKDTTSFEVTIFLNEYPGRFRYDYRKCDVKRFWNDGGSGISSGDGIHYFNITEKYGPVYTLAPASFIFTTDPVPGHPRDPAARYPLASEFVTLTWRQNPEPDLAGYIVYRRRGDSLSYRTLDTTVVNNFTDTLVQLGNTYIYRVTAIDTLGLESTYSDSVVVKYGPREVDNPLATAYNNGRKIVSSPTGDKVHLVYSSGGGIYYCYSQDSGKSFSSSELVGSPGEYPALAIDTSGDPCVSWVSGSYIYYTHWTASWAPPETIVLPVVNVSPPSMVCDTTDTVHLVFVQYYWLPSDTGDLIYIKFHKGHFQDAIIETLYTHIWARTPSLVIDNSRILHLLWQGERSICYQEKDSTGWSGIDTIYRTTTSERLYPVIDLYGNKIMTVWQDRDSLGNLEIYSRQKTEIGWQNVKKVATTIGESKFPTLSGGHYCLWLDNTSGNWEVYMSQYVDTSGSWTSPENISNTTTASVFPHSAYSLVNANNAKLYCLWTEGDTIPYTIKFKKLNVSPVAKVFVDLGQAVQSQYCLRRDGYWVFGDKPYQTTDWGYENLRYKFTGLDPEKVYRMDLAYYFENQVSKGDLGQIKAIGGNSGQIKAIEGNFGQLEAKGELGVIKGYDGLSGNNGLEVPAPTSREPRTVNRETENCSGAIHRTDGMLKQVQHDRYKNDVSIPEDERGIGRIIQALVVDGIGLDTTFITPNHLKRISVWLPQNTYTDGEIIIDISKVKGKRVVCSAIGLYEFPVEKSMVQKFFGPQGAETQLAKPFYFDRIYPNPTNGMIRLRFNSPDERKISIKIYDVCGRLMHKEDILKSRIGMNEVWTKPEGLSAGVYFVCLEAEGYEKIEKVVLLR